From a single Granulicella aggregans genomic region:
- the folK gene encoding 2-amino-4-hydroxy-6-hydroxymethyldihydropteridine diphosphokinase, producing MNVAAIALGSNLDSPVGDRAANLRLAIHHLVDLGNVTAVSSFYDTAPVGYLEQPRFLNAAVLLETELTPLDLLERLLAIEKTMGRDRSATVAKGPRVIDLDLLLFGRTIMRTETLILPHHAMWERRFVLEPLAEIAPGMIDPVTGRMVDEILRGLKDS from the coding sequence TTGAACGTCGCTGCAATCGCTCTTGGATCGAACCTCGACTCGCCGGTCGGGGACCGCGCTGCTAATCTTCGACTCGCGATTCACCATCTCGTGGACCTTGGCAACGTCACCGCTGTATCGAGCTTCTATGACACGGCACCGGTCGGCTACCTTGAGCAGCCACGTTTCCTGAATGCTGCTGTCCTGCTCGAGACGGAACTTACGCCGCTTGATCTTCTGGAGCGACTACTGGCGATCGAGAAGACGATGGGCCGGGATCGTTCTGCGACTGTGGCGAAGGGGCCGAGGGTGATCGACCTGGACCTGTTGCTGTTCGGCAGGACCATCATGCGGACGGAGACTCTGATCCTTCCTCATCATGCCATGTGGGAGCGTCGATTCGTTCTCGAGCCGCTTGCTGAGATCGCGCCGGGAATGATCGACCCTGTCACAGGGCGAATGGTCGACGAGATACTTCGCGGCCTCAAGGACAGCTAG
- a CDS encoding YXWGXW repeat-containing protein: protein MHISKFLDPQVPSGPSRLPRLALYATLGAALATMTFAGCKSADTTNPADGTTASDPNAPDPTQANMAPADTTSTQGPTQVAGYSQEAQPTQQSYSNAAPAPIERRAPSNSGDQGYSDQGYSDQDADAGYDATLSDIQAPQPPPPLPEYAQPPAPDPNYIWTPGYWSYTPQGYYWVPGAWVEAPYTGALWTPGYWGGYGSGYRFHHGFWAAHIGFYGGINYGFGYVGVGYQGGYWNGPHFFYNRYANNINININPGFRQAVYQHNVIVNNTVINNRVVNNTTYNNTTINNTRINNVSYNGGRGGIAVQPRPAELAVLHEQRVPPMQAQVQQARAAAANPQQFYAHNQGRPAEVAAPRPLVADRGIAPPPHTTAEINRSAPVQEQQRQQAEQFRSQQAARPAAAPTAQPGRPAQAARPEQQTRPVAQAGRPNQPEARPAPQQQVRPQQPEARPAPQTRPQPAARPAPQPAARPAPQPAARPAPQARPEQQARPAPQARPEPQPRPQPAARPQPHPQPQQHPAPQSHPEPHNEPHGHQ from the coding sequence ATGCATATTTCGAAGTTTTTAGATCCCCAGGTACCTTCTGGCCCGTCAAGATTGCCCCGGCTTGCGCTATACGCGACGCTTGGCGCAGCGTTGGCTACCATGACCTTCGCAGGATGCAAGAGCGCAGACACTACGAACCCTGCCGATGGCACGACGGCGAGCGATCCCAACGCTCCGGACCCGACCCAGGCAAATATGGCGCCTGCGGATACGACGTCCACGCAGGGACCGACGCAGGTTGCGGGCTATTCGCAGGAGGCGCAGCCCACGCAGCAGAGCTACAGCAATGCGGCTCCTGCCCCGATCGAGCGTCGCGCGCCATCAAACAGCGGCGACCAGGGGTACTCCGATCAGGGCTATTCGGACCAGGACGCCGACGCCGGATACGATGCTACGCTTAGCGACATCCAGGCACCGCAGCCGCCACCTCCGCTACCTGAGTACGCGCAGCCCCCAGCACCCGATCCGAACTACATCTGGACGCCCGGCTATTGGAGCTACACGCCGCAGGGCTACTACTGGGTCCCCGGCGCGTGGGTCGAGGCACCTTACACGGGTGCGCTCTGGACTCCCGGCTACTGGGGCGGATACGGCAGTGGATACCGCTTCCATCATGGCTTCTGGGCCGCGCATATCGGCTTCTATGGCGGCATCAACTATGGCTTCGGGTATGTTGGTGTCGGCTACCAGGGCGGTTATTGGAATGGTCCGCACTTCTTCTACAACCGGTACGCCAACAACATCAACATCAATATCAATCCTGGGTTTCGGCAAGCGGTCTACCAGCACAATGTGATCGTCAATAACACGGTCATTAACAATCGCGTGGTGAACAACACAACCTACAACAACACGACGATCAACAACACGCGGATCAACAACGTCAGCTATAACGGCGGCCGTGGCGGCATCGCGGTACAGCCCCGTCCGGCGGAGCTGGCTGTACTGCACGAGCAGCGCGTTCCCCCCATGCAGGCGCAGGTTCAGCAGGCGCGGGCGGCGGCGGCCAACCCGCAGCAGTTCTACGCGCACAACCAGGGTCGTCCGGCGGAAGTAGCTGCTCCTCGTCCGCTGGTAGCCGACCGCGGCATCGCGCCGCCTCCGCATACCACTGCGGAGATCAACCGCTCAGCGCCGGTTCAAGAGCAACAGCGCCAGCAGGCGGAGCAGTTTCGTTCGCAGCAGGCGGCGAGACCGGCCGCAGCTCCAACGGCGCAGCCAGGCCGTCCGGCGCAAGCTGCAAGGCCGGAGCAGCAGACTCGACCGGTCGCTCAAGCCGGCCGTCCGAACCAGCCTGAGGCGCGTCCCGCTCCCCAGCAGCAGGTTCGACCCCAGCAGCCCGAAGCACGTCCGGCTCCTCAGACACGCCCACAGCCCGCGGCTCGTCCGGCCCCGCAGCCTGCGGCTCGCCCCGCCCCGCAGCCTGCGGCTCGCCCCGCCCCGCAAGCTCGCCCGGAGCAGCAGGCTCGTCCTGCTCCCCAGGCGCGTCCGGAGCCGCAGCCCAGGCCGCAACCGGCAGCTCGTCCCCAGCCTCATCCTCAGCCGCAGCAGCATCCTGCGCCTCAATCCCACCCGGAGCCGCATAACGAGCCACACGGCCACCAGTAG
- a CDS encoding tetratricopeptide repeat protein — translation MRIFESRLLLLLSISIGAAAPAQTVGVPPADKLLAEGHYRRAEAVIRAALARTPNDAHYLSDLSIVDWAFNRLDSAIANSEKAVAADPRSAEAHAHLADAIGAKVIASNASTFEKISLIHRFRKEVDKTLELDPNDVDALQDLAQFYWNAPGMVGGDKNKARQTADRLNAISPFRAATARADFLNDDANLPRRNAAVIAIWRTAVAARPDDYEARAALAAACLEDSAHFSDAETEAKRAIAIDPARVSAWSSLATLYAKTGRWAELDTSIKQARTRVPDDRTPQYRAAVAILTSNATAQLPLAETMLRDYLTQPPEGQAPSHAGAHWRLGLILEKQGRKSDAIRELQTAVQMDGSLDLAKKDLKRLT, via the coding sequence ATGCGCATCTTCGAAAGCAGACTCCTGCTGCTTCTTTCGATCAGTATCGGAGCAGCCGCTCCCGCACAGACCGTTGGCGTACCGCCCGCCGATAAGCTCCTCGCAGAAGGGCACTATCGCCGCGCCGAAGCGGTCATCCGCGCAGCGCTGGCCCGGACGCCGAACGATGCGCACTATCTCAGCGATCTCTCCATCGTGGACTGGGCCTTCAACCGGCTGGACTCCGCCATCGCCAACAGTGAAAAGGCCGTCGCCGCCGACCCGCGCAGCGCCGAAGCCCACGCCCATCTCGCCGACGCGATCGGCGCAAAGGTGATCGCCAGCAACGCCAGCACCTTCGAGAAGATCTCGCTAATTCACCGCTTCCGCAAGGAGGTCGACAAGACGCTGGAACTCGACCCCAACGACGTCGATGCGCTTCAGGACCTAGCCCAGTTCTACTGGAACGCCCCAGGCATGGTGGGCGGCGACAAGAACAAGGCCCGGCAGACGGCCGACAGGCTCAACGCCATCTCGCCCTTCCGCGCTGCCACCGCGCGCGCGGACTTCCTTAACGACGACGCCAACCTTCCACGTCGCAACGCTGCCGTGATCGCAATCTGGCGCACGGCAGTTGCAGCAAGGCCCGACGACTACGAAGCCCGCGCCGCCCTTGCGGCTGCATGCCTCGAAGACTCCGCGCACTTCAGCGACGCTGAGACAGAAGCAAAGCGCGCCATCGCCATCGACCCCGCACGCGTTAGCGCCTGGAGCTCTCTTGCCACTCTTTACGCGAAGACCGGGCGCTGGGCTGAACTGGACACGAGCATCAAGCAGGCGCGCACAAGAGTTCCCGACGACCGAACACCACAGTACCGCGCCGCCGTAGCGATCCTCACCAGCAATGCAACCGCCCAGCTTCCCCTCGCCGAGACGATGCTTCGCGACTACCTCACCCAGCCGCCGGAGGGGCAGGCACCGTCCCACGCGGGAGCCCACTGGCGCCTCGGCCTCATCCTTGAAAAGCAGGGTCGGAAGTCCGACGCAATCCGCGAGCTGCAAACGGCGGTACAGATGGACGGATCACTGGATCTAGCGAAGAAGGACCTGAAGCGCCTTACCTGA
- the lpxC gene encoding UDP-3-O-acyl-N-acetylglucosamine deacetylase, with translation MAIEAHFEHTIRSEIAFEGIGLHSGAPVSMKLIPAPAGSGIVFRRTDLDNFEIPATGRNVAKVSYATSLMRQSVLISTTEHLLSALIGYGVDNVIVQIDNLEVPILDGSALPYVRAFQTVGLKQQRRKREYIRILKDVEVEDGSKFIGVYPGSGYSIEYRIDFPDPIGFGTFSGDLESGVYADLIAPARTFGWKEDEPMLRNMGLIRGASEACAIILTRKGIENGPLRFADEFVRHKVLDLIGDLALAGKRIQGRVVAERAGHAMHTALVKKLMADRSAWELAYGYVEPVAEKAHAQAALVSAIA, from the coding sequence GTGGCGATCGAAGCTCACTTTGAGCACACAATCCGTTCCGAGATTGCCTTTGAAGGAATAGGACTCCACAGCGGAGCCCCAGTCTCGATGAAACTGATCCCGGCACCTGCCGGTTCAGGCATCGTCTTTAGACGCACCGATCTGGACAACTTCGAGATTCCTGCCACGGGCCGCAACGTCGCGAAGGTGAGTTATGCGACCAGCTTGATGCGACAGAGCGTGCTGATCTCAACCACCGAACATCTTCTTTCCGCTCTTATCGGCTACGGCGTCGATAACGTGATTGTGCAAATCGATAATCTTGAGGTGCCCATCCTGGATGGGAGCGCTCTGCCCTACGTACGGGCGTTTCAGACGGTTGGGCTGAAACAGCAGCGGCGCAAGCGGGAGTACATCCGCATCCTCAAGGACGTTGAGGTGGAAGACGGCAGCAAATTTATCGGGGTCTATCCCGGCTCCGGCTACTCCATCGAGTACCGCATCGACTTTCCCGATCCCATCGGCTTCGGAACCTTCTCTGGCGATCTTGAAAGCGGTGTCTACGCCGACCTGATCGCTCCGGCCCGTACCTTCGGCTGGAAGGAAGACGAGCCGATGTTGCGGAACATGGGGTTGATCCGCGGGGCGTCCGAGGCCTGCGCGATCATTCTTACGCGCAAGGGAATCGAGAACGGCCCGTTGCGGTTTGCGGATGAGTTCGTCCGGCACAAGGTGCTGGACCTGATCGGCGACCTGGCGCTGGCGGGCAAGCGGATCCAGGGCAGGGTCGTCGCCGAGCGGGCGGGACACGCGATGCATACGGCGCTGGTGAAGAAGCTGATGGCAGACCGGTCGGCGTGGGAGCTTGCGTATGGCTATGTCGAGCCTGTCGCTGAAAAGGCCCATGCACAGGCAGCGCTCGTCTCCGCGATTGCCTAA
- a CDS encoding Maf family protein — MLILASASPRRKDLLEQIGLTFEVETADIDETPHIAEDPTAYVRRLAEHKAAAVFARQANRSRLVVLGADTTVVARGQILGKPVDEADAARMLRLLAGATHQVITGVALITAFAPPMVAAEVTEVEFSSLTEAQIAAYVSTGEPMGKAGAYAIQGRAAKFIPRISGDYSNVVGLPLARVTAMLAELQR, encoded by the coding sequence ATGCTGATACTGGCTTCTGCATCGCCGCGCCGCAAAGACCTGCTGGAACAGATTGGCCTGACGTTTGAGGTGGAGACGGCGGACATCGACGAGACACCGCATATCGCGGAAGATCCGACGGCCTATGTGAGGCGGCTCGCCGAGCATAAGGCGGCTGCTGTTTTCGCTCGTCAGGCGAATCGTTCGCGGCTAGTGGTGCTCGGTGCGGACACGACGGTCGTTGCTCGCGGCCAGATACTAGGGAAACCCGTAGATGAGGCCGATGCTGCGCGGATGCTTCGCCTGCTGGCGGGCGCGACGCACCAGGTGATCACAGGCGTCGCGCTTATCACCGCGTTCGCCCCGCCGATGGTGGCGGCAGAGGTGACCGAAGTAGAGTTCAGTTCGCTGACGGAAGCGCAGATTGCGGCGTATGTCTCGACCGGAGAGCCGATGGGCAAGGCCGGGGCGTATGCGATTCAGGGACGCGCGGCGAAGTTCATTCCCAGGATCTCCGGGGACTACTCGAACGTGGTCGGGCTGCCGTTGGCGCGGGTCACGGCGATGCTGGCGGAGTTGCAACGGTAA
- a CDS encoding S9 family peptidase, with protein sequence MRNLCLSVLSRPALRLVPPALLLSFVLPFASGAQTAKHNMTPDDLAKFVRVSAPVLSPDGKLIAYTVSRINTEEDKRTNELWMIGYDGQNDVQLTYGKDSAGNPQWSPDGRYLSFTSSREGKAKGSQVWLLDRRGGEARQLTEVKEELGGYSWSPDSKTLLLSLRVKDEPEPEKGGKPVPPKPIVLDRFHFKQDVEGYLTEKKEHLYLFDLESKKLLKLIGPLPEKDKPIDERYEESQAQWSPDGKQIAFVSNQSVPDPDRTVNSDVFVVDAKAGSTPRKLTTFAGTDEGPLSWSPDGTMIAYRQGTGEKYSIYEMPQLATVEVATGKVGLVAKSLDNWTSGPVFAADGKSILTTVQDDRLNYPAEVSLSGTVKRLVSESGSASGLTQKAGHVALLWTTDSSSPEIYSLEGGTLHKLTSHNDEAVASLNLASTEELSAKTSDGNDVHSLLTMPVGYKAGTKVPMLLFIHGGPTGQDAHEFDPYRQIFAGHGYAVLNVNYRGSTGRGHAYSYAINADWGHKEVIDLMASVDAAIATGRIDADKLVVGGWSYGGILTDYSIASTNRFKAASSGAGMGNLIVLYGIDEYILQYENEIGPPWKNTDLYLKLSYPFFHADRIKTPTLFMGGDKDFNVPLEGGEQMYQALKSVGTPAELIVYPGEFHGFQRPSFVKDRFVRWMGWYDKYLGIAPAPAAPVAAAK encoded by the coding sequence ATGCGAAATCTGTGCCTCTCCGTGTTGTCGCGTCCCGCTTTGCGCCTTGTGCCACCGGCCTTGTTGCTCTCTTTTGTGTTGCCCTTCGCGTCCGGTGCGCAGACGGCGAAGCACAACATGACGCCGGATGACCTGGCGAAGTTTGTGCGTGTGAGCGCCCCTGTGCTGTCGCCGGACGGCAAGCTGATCGCCTATACGGTCTCGCGCATCAACACCGAGGAAGACAAGCGCACGAACGAGCTATGGATGATCGGCTACGACGGCCAGAACGACGTGCAGCTCACTTACGGTAAGGACTCCGCCGGCAACCCGCAGTGGAGCCCCGATGGCCGCTATCTTTCCTTCACCAGCTCTCGCGAGGGCAAAGCGAAGGGATCGCAGGTGTGGCTGCTCGACCGGCGCGGCGGCGAGGCGCGGCAGTTGACCGAGGTGAAGGAAGAGCTCGGCGGATATAGCTGGTCGCCGGACTCGAAGACGCTGCTGTTGAGCCTGCGCGTGAAGGACGAGCCTGAGCCGGAGAAGGGCGGAAAGCCGGTTCCGCCGAAGCCGATCGTGCTGGACCGGTTCCACTTCAAGCAGGATGTCGAGGGCTATCTGACGGAGAAGAAGGAGCACCTCTATCTCTTCGATTTGGAGTCGAAGAAGCTTTTGAAGCTGATCGGGCCGCTGCCTGAAAAAGACAAGCCAATCGATGAGAGATACGAGGAGTCGCAGGCGCAGTGGTCGCCCGATGGTAAGCAGATCGCGTTCGTCAGCAACCAGAGCGTTCCCGATCCTGACCGCACGGTGAACAGCGATGTCTTCGTCGTCGACGCGAAGGCGGGGTCTACTCCGCGCAAGCTGACGACGTTTGCTGGTACCGATGAGGGGCCACTGTCGTGGTCGCCTGATGGCACCATGATCGCGTACCGGCAAGGGACCGGAGAGAAGTATTCGATCTACGAGATGCCGCAACTTGCGACCGTTGAGGTTGCGACGGGCAAGGTAGGGCTGGTGGCGAAGTCGCTGGATAACTGGACCAGCGGACCGGTCTTCGCGGCCGATGGCAAGTCGATTCTCACTACAGTTCAGGATGACCGGCTCAACTATCCTGCGGAGGTCTCGCTTAGCGGCACCGTGAAGCGGCTGGTGAGCGAGTCTGGATCAGCTAGTGGGCTTACGCAGAAGGCGGGCCACGTCGCGCTGCTGTGGACGACCGACTCTTCCAGTCCCGAGATCTATTCGCTCGAAGGTGGCACGCTGCACAAGCTCACGTCGCATAACGACGAGGCCGTCGCGTCGCTCAACCTTGCGTCGACGGAAGAACTTTCGGCGAAGACTTCGGATGGCAATGACGTGCATAGCCTGCTGACGATGCCGGTCGGTTATAAGGCGGGAACCAAGGTGCCCATGCTGCTGTTCATCCACGGCGGCCCGACGGGACAGGATGCGCATGAGTTCGACCCATACCGGCAGATCTTTGCGGGGCATGGCTACGCGGTGCTGAACGTGAACTACCGTGGCAGCACGGGCCGGGGCCATGCGTACAGCTATGCCATCAATGCCGACTGGGGGCATAAGGAGGTCATCGACCTGATGGCGTCTGTCGATGCGGCGATTGCGACAGGGAGGATCGATGCCGACAAGCTGGTCGTCGGCGGATGGAGCTACGGCGGCATTCTGACGGACTACTCCATCGCCAGCACGAACCGCTTCAAGGCGGCGTCAAGCGGCGCGGGCATGGGCAATCTGATCGTGCTCTACGGCATTGATGAGTACATCCTGCAGTACGAGAACGAGATTGGGCCGCCGTGGAAGAATACCGATCTGTACCTGAAGCTCTCGTATCCCTTCTTCCATGCGGACCGCATCAAGACGCCTACGCTGTTCATGGGCGGCGACAAGGACTTCAACGTGCCGCTGGAGGGCGGGGAGCAGATGTACCAGGCGCTGAAGAGCGTCGGGACACCTGCGGAGTTGATCGTCTATCCCGGAGAGTTCCACGGTTTCCAGCGGCCCAGCTTCGTGAAAGATCGATTTGTAAGGTGGATGGGATGGTACGACAAGTACCTTGGGATTGCGCCGGCTCCGGCCGCACCCGTCGCTGCTGCGAAGTAA
- a CDS encoding M20 family metallopeptidase, which yields MKKAHLKLRTLASAIAEDEIWLTKNLRSLVEIESPSDNPAGVNRANDFVAELAKALGARAKIHKQKHFGHVLELRFGPSRSKQKPLLLLGHLDTVWPMGTLKTMPWREADGRFWGPGVLDMKAGVMMALTALRCLQESDALIRPVILLLNSDEEVGSTVSRPITERLAGESAAVFVLEPAQGLAYKTARKGVGEYRLHVTGVASHSGVDFDRGHSAIREIARLVETVSGFTDPTRKRTVNCGVIGGGTRSNVIAAEAFAEVDVRIAKASDGARVDRLFRSLKVTDKACRLTVEGGINRPPMERTPGTVALFKQAKRLAAELGFTLDEASTGGGSDGNFTSALGVPTLDGMGAVGDGAHAAHESIVIEHLTPRTALLAAMVATT from the coding sequence ATGAAGAAGGCTCACCTTAAACTTCGGACACTCGCCTCTGCCATCGCGGAAGACGAAATCTGGCTCACAAAAAACCTCCGGTCGCTGGTTGAGATCGAGTCCCCGAGCGACAATCCCGCAGGCGTAAATCGCGCCAACGACTTCGTGGCCGAGTTGGCCAAAGCCCTCGGTGCGAGGGCAAAGATACACAAACAGAAGCACTTCGGCCACGTCCTCGAGCTCCGCTTCGGCCCCTCGCGTTCCAAACAGAAGCCCCTGCTGCTGCTCGGCCACCTCGACACCGTTTGGCCTATGGGCACTCTGAAGACAATGCCCTGGCGCGAAGCGGACGGCAGGTTTTGGGGCCCCGGCGTCCTCGACATGAAGGCTGGCGTCATGATGGCGCTGACTGCGCTCCGATGCCTGCAAGAGTCCGACGCCCTCATCCGCCCCGTCATCCTCCTCCTCAACAGCGACGAAGAGGTCGGCAGCACGGTCTCGCGCCCCATCACCGAACGCCTGGCAGGCGAGTCGGCAGCCGTCTTCGTCCTTGAACCCGCCCAGGGCCTCGCCTACAAGACCGCCCGCAAAGGTGTCGGCGAGTACCGCCTCCACGTCACCGGCGTCGCCTCCCACAGCGGCGTCGACTTCGACCGCGGCCACTCCGCCATCCGCGAGATCGCCCGCCTCGTCGAGACCGTCTCCGGCTTCACCGACCCCACGCGCAAACGCACCGTGAACTGCGGCGTCATCGGTGGCGGGACCCGCTCGAACGTGATCGCCGCCGAAGCCTTCGCCGAAGTCGACGTCCGCATTGCGAAAGCCAGCGACGGCGCGCGCGTAGACCGCCTCTTCCGTAGCCTGAAAGTGACCGACAAGGCCTGCCGTCTCACCGTCGAAGGCGGCATCAACCGCCCACCCATGGAGCGCACGCCCGGCACGGTCGCCCTCTTCAAACAGGCGAAGCGACTGGCCGCCGAACTCGGCTTCACCCTCGACGAGGCCTCAACCGGCGGCGGCTCCGACGGCAACTTCACCTCCGCCCTCGGCGTCCCCACGCTCGACGGCATGGGCGCAGTCGGCGACGGCGCACATGCCGCCCACGAGTCCATCGTGATCGAACACCTCACGCCACGAACAGCGCTACTCGCAGCGATGGTCGCCACAACATAG
- a CDS encoding D-hexose-6-phosphate mutarotase — translation MDIASLNENFGIPGVLVFEEHGELTRAVITTPSASASVYLQGGHVAEWQPAGTNPVLFTSGNSAYKKGKAIRGGIPVIFPWFGDRHDGQAGPAHGFARTEEWEFGFAALAGDDLHMSLLLTPNETSRKLGFDHFRVVYHLVIGKELHLKLSVVSDAETPLVYEEAFHTYFAVADVRDVSVTGLHNVEYLDKRDGGAKKTQVEDPLVLTRDTDRVYLDTQSTCVIDDKGNKRKINVAKTNSSTTIVWNPWTELTAKMADMEPGGWEGMICIESANAADASITLAHGEVHHMGCVISVDLD, via the coding sequence ATGGATATCGCCTCGCTCAATGAGAACTTTGGAATTCCTGGCGTGCTCGTGTTTGAAGAACATGGCGAGCTGACCCGGGCCGTGATCACGACACCCTCCGCCTCGGCCAGCGTGTATCTGCAGGGCGGCCATGTGGCGGAGTGGCAACCTGCCGGGACGAACCCGGTGCTGTTTACCAGCGGCAACTCCGCGTACAAGAAGGGCAAGGCGATCCGCGGCGGCATTCCGGTGATCTTTCCGTGGTTTGGAGACCGGCATGACGGGCAGGCGGGACCCGCGCATGGCTTCGCGCGCACGGAGGAGTGGGAGTTCGGCTTCGCGGCGCTGGCTGGCGACGATCTGCATATGAGCCTGCTGCTGACTCCGAATGAGACATCGCGCAAGCTGGGGTTCGACCACTTCCGCGTGGTGTATCACCTGGTGATCGGGAAGGAACTGCACCTGAAGCTTTCGGTGGTGAGCGACGCCGAGACTCCGCTGGTCTACGAAGAGGCATTCCACACGTACTTTGCGGTGGCCGATGTGCGCGACGTCTCGGTGACCGGGCTGCACAACGTCGAGTATCTGGACAAGCGCGATGGCGGGGCGAAGAAGACGCAGGTGGAAGATCCGCTGGTGCTGACGCGCGATACCGACCGCGTCTATCTGGACACGCAGAGTACATGCGTGATCGACGACAAGGGCAACAAGCGGAAGATCAATGTGGCGAAGACGAACTCGTCGACGACGATCGTTTGGAACCCCTGGACCGAGCTGACGGCGAAGATGGCCGATATGGAGCCGGGAGGCTGGGAGGGGATGATCTGCATCGAGAGCGCGAATGCTGCCGATGCCAGCATCACCCTGGCGCACGGAGAGGTTCACCACATGGGGTGCGTCATCTCGGTTGATCTCGACTGA
- a CDS encoding DUF4339 domain-containing protein, whose translation MVYQISRGGQTYGPYTLADLKRYVESGHILLSDMARGDEMLEWVPVSAILNPSGIPPVAPPEPVADPTYQTAYAPQPVYAPTAQFPDPPNLHWGLVLLFDLLTAKLFQMVWNLIFASWMKRVQQNSKAVIYYAAGYILGFFYTFLYLPSVLEQVRHIMAGDTGFHPHQSHAGLMYLVGIAAWIFKLLARFDMKRSLEEHFNTVEPIGFRMSGVLTFFFGGLYIQSQLNRINEIKQAIRYQQTGR comes from the coding sequence ATGGTTTACCAGATCAGCCGCGGCGGACAGACCTACGGCCCTTACACCCTCGCCGACCTGAAGCGCTACGTAGAGTCCGGCCACATTCTGCTCAGCGACATGGCCAGGGGCGATGAGATGCTGGAGTGGGTTCCAGTCTCCGCGATCCTGAACCCGTCGGGCATTCCCCCCGTTGCTCCGCCCGAACCGGTCGCCGATCCCACGTATCAAACGGCCTACGCGCCGCAGCCGGTCTACGCTCCCACAGCCCAATTCCCCGACCCGCCGAATCTTCACTGGGGCCTGGTGCTCCTCTTCGACTTGCTCACGGCCAAGCTGTTCCAGATGGTGTGGAACCTCATCTTTGCCTCGTGGATGAAGCGTGTCCAGCAGAACAGCAAGGCCGTGATTTACTACGCCGCGGGGTACATCCTGGGGTTCTTCTACACCTTCCTGTATCTTCCCTCGGTCCTGGAGCAGGTACGGCATATCATGGCCGGCGACACGGGCTTTCACCCGCACCAATCCCACGCTGGACTCATGTACTTGGTCGGGATTGCGGCATGGATCTTTAAGTTGCTGGCGCGATTCGATATGAAGCGCTCGCTCGAGGAGCACTTCAACACCGTCGAACCCATTGGCTTCCGTATGAGCGGAGTGCTCACCTTCTTCTTCGGCGGCCTCTATATCCAGTCGCAGTTGAACCGCATTAACGAGATCAAGCAGGCGATTCGCTACCAGCAGACCGGACGCTAG